One Verrucomicrobiota bacterium DNA window includes the following coding sequences:
- the rfaE1 gene encoding D-glycero-beta-D-manno-heptose-7-phosphate kinase: MNSPKLSIKRINQLLAASQSARVLVVGDLMLDQFLWGRVSRISPEAPVPVLDFERESFMPGGAANVARNLSALGATVELFGVTGRDHAANQLQELLHENRVGCSQLASTTARHTTIKTRIVAHQQQVVRVDRETRGDIDAATAERLFEAIEKNIGQAHAVIVGDYGKGVVTQALLRRLQLLCRTHGMWLSVDPKPVHHLDLTGLSLLTPNRKEAFELTERTDGARGKEPLQDPALLGVADQLLNQLKPALLLITLGEQGMLLCQRGQPPFHIPTVAQEVFDVSGAGDTVIASFTLAIAAGASPMEAAIFSNHAAGVVVGKVGTATVTPEELLRSFDAGREK; the protein is encoded by the coding sequence ATGAATTCTCCAAAACTCTCCATCAAACGTATCAATCAATTGCTGGCCGCCTCGCAATCGGCGCGGGTGCTGGTTGTGGGCGATCTCATGCTGGACCAGTTCCTGTGGGGGCGCGTCTCCCGCATCTCCCCGGAAGCCCCGGTGCCGGTGCTGGATTTCGAGCGTGAAAGCTTTATGCCCGGCGGTGCGGCCAACGTGGCGCGCAACCTTTCCGCGCTCGGGGCCACGGTCGAGCTGTTCGGCGTTACCGGACGCGATCATGCGGCCAATCAATTGCAGGAGCTGTTGCACGAAAACCGGGTGGGCTGCAGCCAGTTGGCATCCACCACCGCGCGTCATACCACCATCAAAACCCGCATTGTCGCGCACCAGCAGCAAGTCGTGCGGGTGGACCGGGAGACGCGCGGGGATATTGATGCCGCCACGGCGGAACGCTTGTTCGAGGCGATTGAAAAGAACATCGGCCAGGCGCACGCCGTCATCGTGGGGGATTACGGCAAAGGGGTGGTTACCCAGGCACTGTTGCGTCGGCTTCAACTTCTGTGCCGTACTCATGGCATGTGGCTGAGCGTGGATCCCAAGCCGGTGCATCACTTGGATTTAACCGGATTATCGTTGCTGACCCCCAATCGCAAAGAAGCGTTTGAATTGACGGAACGCACCGATGGCGCGCGCGGTAAAGAGCCGTTGCAAGACCCGGCGCTGCTCGGGGTTGCGGATCAGTTATTGAACCAGTTGAAGCCCGCTTTGCTACTCATCACCTTGGGTGAGCAAGGTATGCTGCTTTGTCAGCGGGGGCAGCCTCCCTTCCACATCCCCACCGTGGCGCAAGAAGTGTTTGATGTCTCCGGCGCGGGAGATACGGTGATTGCGTCATTCACCCTGGCCATTGCCGCCGGTGCTTCGCCGATGGAAGCGGCCATTTTCAGCAATCACGCCGCCGGCGTGGTCGTTGGTAAAGTGGGCACCGCCACCGTGACTCCCGAGGAATTACTGCGCAGTTTTGATGCCGGCAGGGAAAAGTAA